CCTGCTTACCTACCCTGCATTTGCTTCAGGGGGCAACGTAACTCAAGAGGTTATAGACGAAGCCCGCGCAACAGAAGAAGATGTACAAAATGCTAACTCATACTCGAGTCGATTTATTGAAAACGGAAGCTTTATACGACTAACAAATGTGTCACTTGGCTATAATTTTGACGTTGCCAACATAGATTGGCTGGGCGGGTTACGACTTTATGTTACTGGCCAAAACTTGTTTGTAATAACCAATTATAGTGGCTATGATCCTGAGGTAAATGTGCAGCCTGGTGTAGGAGACAATACTCAACCTGCTGCCATTGGTATTGATAATACGGGATACCCTCGTTCATCTACTGTGCTATTTGGACTAAATGTATCTTTTAAATAACACATTAAAATAATTGCTATGAATACTATATATAAAGGATTTCTTCTAGCAGCGGGTTTATGGATGTTTACTGCTTGCGAAATAGAAGAAGTAATTGAGGATGAACTTACAGCGGAGGAGGTATTTGCCACTCCGGGCGGAGCGCAACAGTTAGTAGCTCCGATATATGCTAGTGTGCGCGATCTGATGAAACAAGATGGAGTGTATGGGGTCAATGAGCATACCAGTGACGAAATGCTCGGGCCCACTCGTGGTACTGACTGGGATGATAATGGAGTCTGGAGGGTACTACATACGCACACTTGGGATGCTAATAATCTTTATATCAGAAATAGCTGGAATGATCTTAACAGGGGAGTATCCCGAGCGAATTCAGCATTGAGTGTGCTTCTACAAGCCGAAAACACTCCTGAAAACCGTCGGCTTATTGCCGAGGCCCGTACCTTACATGCTATGTTTTCGCTGTTTGTGATCGATATGTTTGGCCAGCTTCCTTTCCGGGAATTTGACGATACCGATTTCACTTCACCAGGCCAGGTATTAAATCGCCAAGAAGGTTTTGATTTTATAGAAGAACAACTAGAATTGGCTCTTCCAGACTTGGGTGCAAAATCAGATGTTCCCTACGGACGCATGACTACATCATCAGCCCAAACGTTACTTATGGTACTAAACCTCAATCATGAGGTACTCTTAGGACAACGTGATGACGACCGGTTCCGCCGAGTAGCCACTCTAGCTGATGAGATTATCAATAGCGGTGAGTACTCATTAGCCACTGACTACTTTGCCATATTCAATAATGATAACACTGAAACCCAAGGACAAAACGAGGCAATTATTATTTCTGAATTTAACGATTCTGAGGATTTAGCAGTAAATAATCAGTTATTTGTCAATATGACACTCCACTATAACCAGCGGTGGGGGCAAAACAATGAGTTCTCTGCCTGGAATGGTTTTACTACAATTGCAGATTTTTACAATCGCTTTGATCAAAATGATCCCCGATTTTCTGATAGCACGTATGCTGTGAGTGGAATTCCTCGTGGTTTCCTAGAAGGGCAACAGTTTACCGAAACTGGCGAATTTATTCTTGAAAGAGGAGCTAACTCGATTACAGTAGAGAGTCCTGATAACCCTCCGGCTCCATTGCTAAGCTACACGCTTGATGTGTCACTTACCGGAAATAGCGAGTCTAATGGTGTTCGAGTGATAAAATACCAGCCTGACAATGATTCACCTCAGCAAGGTCGAGCTGATTATGATTATATCCT
This region of Tunicatimonas pelagia genomic DNA includes:
- a CDS encoding RagB/SusD family nutrient uptake outer membrane protein, encoding MNTIYKGFLLAAGLWMFTACEIEEVIEDELTAEEVFATPGGAQQLVAPIYASVRDLMKQDGVYGVNEHTSDEMLGPTRGTDWDDNGVWRVLHTHTWDANNLYIRNSWNDLNRGVSRANSALSVLLQAENTPENRRLIAEARTLHAMFSLFVIDMFGQLPFREFDDTDFTSPGQVLNRQEGFDFIEEQLELALPDLGAKSDVPYGRMTTSSAQTLLMVLNLNHEVLLGQRDDDRFRRVATLADEIINSGEYSLATDYFAIFNNDNTETQGQNEAIIISEFNDSEDLAVNNQLFVNMTLHYNQRWGQNNEFSAWNGFTTIADFYNRFDQNDPRFSDSTYAVSGIPRGFLEGQQFTETGEFILERGANSITVESPDNPPAPLLSYTLDVSLTGNSESNGVRVIKYQPDNDSPQQGRADYDYILWRLGDVYLMKAEALWRVGDIAPATAAIDELRAARGLAPVGVIDEDVILNERGYELYWEGHRRRDLIRFDRYNSAYTLKDQSPEFRQLFPIPQTAIDSDPNLEQNDGYTGG